The Segatella hominis genome includes a region encoding these proteins:
- a CDS encoding C10 family peptidase, translating into MKVIHSILSFSPSIALSQAIVCFLLAFSPAVYSKNINPRKAAKIAQRYVTLPQSQEVKAKSKGFSQTADTPYYIYNDARGSGFVIVSGDDEMGEILAYSTEGTLDTLNANPCVKLLLEGYRQTYEVLKEGKVVVGNATRSGLFSQTVSPLLKSRWGQSYPFNARTGYPYSGCVATAIAQLMYYHQWPLQGKGQNEYEVTYYHTKKSADFSQSHYDWANMLPDYRYPVRATSEQEDAVALLMSDVGVASFMQYTPNASGTQGIFAYQALLKNFDYSAAYATKAIEGPTRFAEILRQELLNGCPVYLEGRPAGAASGHAWVTDGFDENGLFHMNFGWEGQGDGYYSLTNLSVSQTGSEFQGKPLAFNRAIMAILAHPDNGKYPEIDRSLLENSPQLMFNEGGSLLIKEATGKNFNPSQTITVEMNSFVNRGKPFRGDIGVAVYDVDGNLMQVAYSDDHALGGFTQRIYGADHAGWMGNDYLINEAQPVKLNFSGLQDGYYRLLPVCVARKEDQSWDEFFLIKKAPVVEVELKDRTGRISEIYSEEPHFQLMAQPRLIGSVEQGEKVQAFFSLKNLNGVPRDCYLRVQLLNDSREVVMDTRVDQLSEIEGFTETEIPILLSLPSNLSPGCYEVKLIISGDEAETMFYPVNLIHDREAAFIQVEKAQEKPLMAKAEVFLADDSHEKIESGTIDMTKYANFKLGVSLLASEGRSYEGRITLMGEDTETKEKIQVRGIDDEVSVSSTFEVPLYSYWLRKNNLAFVDGHTYRMRVMGEIEGKEIELGNPQGPVYYLKRKGDLLAISQDTSTGIGASVNAAPSIDVRLESHQLSVSGSGLRNIKLYQISGSLLKQSENINGNQASLSLQGIPAGIYLLRIVTDKQTFTYLVAKK; encoded by the coding sequence ATGAAAGTTATTCATAGTATCCTGTCCTTTTCCCCCTCGATAGCCCTTTCACAGGCCATCGTCTGTTTCCTTTTAGCCTTTAGTCCGGCAGTATATAGTAAAAATATCAATCCTCGCAAAGCAGCGAAGATAGCTCAAAGATACGTCACCTTACCTCAATCCCAAGAGGTAAAGGCAAAATCTAAAGGTTTCTCTCAAACAGCTGATACACCTTATTATATATATAATGATGCCAGGGGAAGCGGATTTGTGATTGTCTCTGGCGATGATGAGATGGGGGAAATTTTGGCTTACAGTACTGAGGGAACACTCGACACGCTGAATGCCAACCCCTGCGTAAAACTCCTCTTGGAGGGGTATCGCCAGACATACGAGGTGCTGAAAGAAGGAAAGGTAGTTGTCGGAAATGCAACCCGCTCTGGTCTGTTTTCTCAAACCGTATCTCCTCTACTGAAAAGCAGATGGGGACAGTCGTATCCTTTTAATGCCCGTACAGGTTACCCCTATAGCGGATGTGTGGCTACTGCCATCGCACAATTGATGTATTACCATCAATGGCCTCTTCAGGGAAAGGGACAGAATGAGTATGAGGTAACTTATTATCATACCAAGAAAAGTGCAGACTTCAGTCAGTCTCATTATGATTGGGCGAATATGTTGCCCGACTACCGTTATCCTGTTCGTGCAACATCAGAACAGGAAGATGCCGTTGCCTTGCTGATGAGTGATGTGGGCGTGGCTTCTTTCATGCAATATACACCTAATGCCAGCGGAACACAGGGCATATTTGCCTATCAGGCTCTGCTAAAAAACTTTGATTATTCGGCTGCCTACGCAACCAAAGCAATAGAAGGGCCTACCCGTTTTGCAGAAATCCTGCGGCAGGAACTCCTCAATGGATGTCCTGTCTATCTGGAAGGCAGACCGGCTGGTGCTGCTTCCGGACATGCATGGGTGACAGATGGTTTTGATGAAAATGGACTCTTCCACATGAATTTCGGTTGGGAGGGACAGGGTGATGGCTACTATTCACTCACCAACCTCAGTGTTTCGCAGACAGGTAGTGAGTTCCAAGGTAAGCCGCTGGCATTCAACCGTGCTATCATGGCTATCTTAGCACATCCCGATAATGGGAAATATCCGGAGATAGACCGTAGTCTCTTGGAAAATTCCCCACAGTTGATGTTCAATGAGGGTGGTTCGCTACTGATAAAAGAGGCAACTGGCAAGAATTTCAACCCATCACAGACGATTACAGTGGAAATGAATTCATTCGTCAACAGGGGTAAGCCTTTCCGGGGAGATATTGGTGTAGCAGTCTATGATGTGGATGGGAACCTCATGCAGGTTGCCTATTCTGATGATCATGCTCTGGGAGGTTTTACGCAGCGAATCTATGGTGCCGATCATGCCGGATGGATGGGGAACGACTATCTTATCAATGAAGCACAACCTGTCAAGTTGAATTTTTCAGGTCTTCAGGATGGATATTATCGTCTCCTTCCTGTATGTGTTGCCAGAAAAGAAGATCAGTCGTGGGATGAGTTCTTTCTGATAAAAAAGGCGCCTGTGGTAGAAGTGGAACTGAAGGATAGAACTGGGCGCATATCTGAAATCTATTCGGAAGAACCTCATTTCCAGTTAATGGCGCAGCCAAGACTCATCGGCAGCGTAGAACAGGGGGAAAAAGTACAGGCATTCTTCTCGCTGAAAAATCTCAATGGAGTACCTCGTGACTGTTATTTGAGAGTACAATTGCTCAATGATAGTCGAGAGGTCGTGATGGATACCCGTGTCGATCAGCTCAGCGAAATCGAAGGTTTTACCGAAACCGAAATTCCAATTTTGCTTTCTCTGCCTTCAAATCTTTCTCCAGGATGCTACGAAGTGAAACTCATCATCTCAGGCGATGAAGCAGAAACGATGTTCTATCCTGTCAACCTAATCCACGACCGGGAGGCTGCATTTATCCAGGTGGAGAAAGCGCAGGAAAAGCCGCTAATGGCGAAAGCAGAAGTCTTTTTAGCTGATGATTCCCACGAGAAAATAGAATCAGGCACTATTGATATGACGAAATATGCTAATTTCAAATTGGGAGTCTCGCTGCTCGCATCCGAAGGCAGAAGTTATGAAGGACGTATAACGCTGATGGGTGAAGACACAGAGACAAAGGAAAAGATACAGGTGCGGGGAATCGATGATGAAGTGAGTGTTTCTTCAACCTTCGAGGTTCCCCTTTACAGTTATTGGCTGCGCAAGAACAATTTGGCTTTTGTAGATGGTCATACTTATCGCATGAGGGTGATGGGGGAGATAGAAGGCAAGGAAATCGAACTTGGCAATCCGCAGGGACCCGTGTATTACCTGAAGCGTAAAGGCGACCTCCTCGCTATTTCCCAGGACACATCTACAGGAATCGGAGCCTCTGTAAATGCAGCTCCTTCCATTGATGTCCGTCTCGAAAGTCATCAACTATCAGTTTCCGGTAGTGGTTTGAGAAACATCAAACTCTATCAGATAAGTGGCAGTCTCCTTAAACAGTCTGAGAATATAAATGGAAATCAAGCCTCGCTTTCTCTGCAAGGCATTCCTGCAGGTATCTATCTGTTGCGTATAGTTACTGATAAGCAGACTTTCACTTATCTTGTTGCAAAAAAATAA
- a CDS encoding AAA family ATPase yields the protein MLQNIIGRKREIELIKNCVSSNKPEFIAIYGRRRIGKTYLVKQLLGEKFSFYMTGVYQCTKNEMLAYFSEQLSLYSGKKQARPKNWFEAFSQLRAYLSTLLAERKQIIIFIDELPWLDTPKSNFIRALDLFWNGWASDQPNIKFIVCGSATTWMTNKLLGDKGGLHNRVTRKIYLAPFDLNETELFLQSKGIVWTRHQIAECYMIMGGTPFYLNMIDKQYSLPQNIDMLFFAEGAELSNEYEFLFRSLFKDSILYRRIVELLAKKKMGMTREDVMKALHLTSGGKLSEAFNDLISCDFIRKYNSFGNKSNGAMYQLTDLYTLFYLHYIKGKEETDEHLWSNMIDSPSHRAWSGYAFEQLCLHHISQIKKKLGILGVQTNVYSWQQKANKEKGIEGAQIDLILDRRDQIINLCEMKYSLQAYDITPAYLQKLLDRREIFRQASNTSKALHLTFVTATGIKKNAQEGMIQSEVGLDDLFGEKV from the coding sequence ATGCTACAAAATATCATTGGAAGAAAACGGGAAATTGAGCTAATCAAAAATTGCGTCAGTTCCAACAAACCCGAATTCATCGCCATCTATGGTAGAAGACGAATCGGCAAAACATATCTCGTCAAACAACTATTGGGCGAGAAGTTTAGTTTCTATATGACGGGTGTGTACCAATGCACCAAAAATGAAATGCTCGCTTACTTCAGCGAGCAGCTGTCGTTGTATTCAGGAAAGAAACAGGCAAGACCTAAAAACTGGTTCGAGGCATTCTCTCAACTGCGTGCTTATCTCTCCACCCTATTGGCAGAAAGAAAACAAATCATCATCTTCATAGATGAACTGCCATGGCTGGATACACCGAAGTCTAATTTCATCCGAGCCCTAGACCTGTTTTGGAACGGATGGGCTTCAGACCAGCCAAACATCAAGTTCATCGTCTGCGGTTCTGCTACCACCTGGATGACCAATAAGCTTTTGGGCGACAAAGGCGGCTTGCATAATCGGGTAACCAGAAAGATTTACCTCGCCCCCTTTGACCTTAACGAGACAGAGCTTTTCTTACAATCAAAAGGTATCGTATGGACACGCCATCAGATAGCAGAATGCTACATGATTATGGGAGGCACGCCATTTTACCTCAATATGATAGACAAGCAATATAGCTTGCCTCAAAATATTGATATGCTTTTTTTCGCAGAAGGCGCAGAACTCTCCAATGAATACGAGTTCCTGTTCCGCTCACTCTTCAAGGATTCCATACTTTACCGAAGAATTGTGGAACTTCTTGCCAAAAAAAAGATGGGTATGACAAGAGAAGATGTGATGAAAGCGTTACATCTCACATCAGGCGGAAAACTGTCTGAGGCATTCAATGATCTCATCAGCTGCGACTTCATCAGAAAATACAATTCTTTCGGGAACAAGTCGAACGGTGCCATGTATCAGTTGACCGACCTCTACACCTTGTTCTATTTACATTATATAAAAGGTAAAGAGGAGACCGACGAACATCTTTGGAGCAACATGATAGACTCTCCGTCCCATCGTGCCTGGAGCGGTTATGCCTTCGAACAGCTCTGCCTTCACCATATCTCGCAAATCAAGAAAAAGTTAGGTATCCTGGGAGTACAGACGAATGTTTATTCCTGGCAACAGAAAGCCAACAAAGAAAAAGGAATTGAAGGTGCACAGATTGACCTTATATTAGACCGCAGAGACCAGATTATCAATCTCTGCGAAATGAAGTATTCTCTCCAGGCATACGACATCACCCCTGCTTATCTGCAAAAGCTGCTGGACAGAAGAGAAATCTTCCGCCAAGCTTCCAATACTAGCAAGGCACTTCATCTTACTTTCGTCACAGCTACAGGAATAAAAAAGAATGCCCAGGAAGGCATGATTCAGAGCGAAGTGGGATTAGACGATTTATTTGGTGAGAAAGTTTGA